The Couchioplanes caeruleus nucleotide sequence CGTACGTGCTGGCCTCGTGGCACCCGCAGACCCGGCCGGCGTCCGTCGAGCCGGACGCGCAGCTGCGCTGGACCGGGCTGGACGTGCTCGAGTCCAGCGGCGGGGGGATGTTCGACGCCGAGGGTGTGGTGGAGTTCCGGGCGCACTACCGCGACGGCGGCCGCCCCGGGGAGATGCGGGAGCGCAGCCGGTTCGTGCGGCACGACGGTCAGTGGGTGTACTGGGGTCCGATCCTTACCGACGGGGCCCTCGCCAACATCTGACCTCGTGTGATCTGCTGCAAGGGATCATTCGAGGAGGAGCATCGTGGCGCCGAATCAGCGGCCCTTGGAGTCCGGGATCGTCCGCGACTTCCGGGTCAATCTGTCGTACGGGAAGTATCTGCATCTCGACGAGATCCTGTCCGCGCAGCACCCGGTCAGCGTGCCGGAGCACCACGACGAGCTGCTGTTCATCCTGCAGCACCAGACGTCGGAGCTGTGGCTCAAGCTGGTGCTGCACGAGCTGCGGGAGGTCCGGCGCCGGCTCGCCGCCGACGAGCTGCGCCCGGCGCTCAAGGGGATGGCCCGGGTCAAGCACATCCAGCGCTGCCTCACCGAGCAGTGGTCCGTGCTGGCCACACTCACGCCGAGCGAGTACGCCGAGTTCCGCAGCTTCCTGGGCACGTCGTCGGGCTTCCAGTCGTACCAGTACCGGGCGGTCGAGTTCACGCTCGGCAACAAGGACCGGCGGATGCTGAAGATCTTCGACGATGACCCGGCCGCGCTCGCGATGCTCACCGAGGCGCTGGAGACGCCCAGCGTCTACGACGAGTTCCTGCGCTTGCTCGCCCGCGAGGGCCACGGCGTGCCGCGCGCCCTGCTGGACCGCGACGTGACCCAGCCGTGGACGATGAACGCCGACCTCGTGCCGGTCTTCCAGGCGATCTACGAGCACAAGGACAAGTACTGGGAGGCGTACGAGGCCTGCGAGGAGCTCGTGGACCTCGAGGAGAACTTCCAGCTGTGGCGGTTCCGGCACCTCAAGACGGTGGAGCGCACGATCGGCTTCAAGCGCGGCACCGGCGGCTCCAGCGGCGTGAACTTCCTGCGCCAGGCGCTGGACATCGAGTTCTTCCCGGAGCTGTACGCGGTCCGTACCGAGATCGGGGAGCCGGCCCAGTGACCGACGACCTGCTGGAACGCGCCGGGGCCCTGGACGCCGCCGATCCGCTTGCGCCGATGCGGGAGCAGTTCCTCGCGCCGGACGACTTCGACGTCATCTCGTACCTGGACGGCAATTCGCTGGGCCGGCCGTTGCGGGCGACCGCCCAGTTGATGGAGGAGTTCATCCGCGAGCAGTGGGCGGGCCGGCTGATCCGCGGCTGGACCGACGGCTGGCTG carries:
- a CDS encoding YchJ family protein, whose amino-acid sequence is MGKRATRRRAAGVGGFEEGRACPCGLGQAYGECCGPAHQGRAPTTAEALMRSRYAAFVLDDAAYVLASWHPQTRPASVEPDAQLRWTGLDVLESSGGGMFDAEGVVEFRAHYRDGGRPGEMRERSRFVRHDGQWVYWGPILTDGALANI
- the kynA gene encoding tryptophan 2,3-dioxygenase, which encodes MAPNQRPLESGIVRDFRVNLSYGKYLHLDEILSAQHPVSVPEHHDELLFILQHQTSELWLKLVLHELREVRRRLAADELRPALKGMARVKHIQRCLTEQWSVLATLTPSEYAEFRSFLGTSSGFQSYQYRAVEFTLGNKDRRMLKIFDDDPAALAMLTEALETPSVYDEFLRLLAREGHGVPRALLDRDVTQPWTMNADLVPVFQAIYEHKDKYWEAYEACEELVDLEENFQLWRFRHLKTVERTIGFKRGTGGSSGVNFLRQALDIEFFPELYAVRTEIGEPAQ